The segment AAGATGACGCCGAGCACACTGCCGGTAAAGCCGAGCAATAGAACCTGCGAAAGATAGGCAACGGTAACACGCGAGCCAGTTGCGCCGATGCATTTCAACACGGCGATGGATTTTTTCTTCTGCTCAACGAAAACCCGCGTGACGTTGGAAATGCCGATGCCACCAAGCACCAGAACCACCAAGCCGGTGAGCGACAAATAATCTTCGGCGCGTTGCAAAGAGTTATTCAAATTGCCTTCAGCATCGCGATAGGAACGCGCCGACACCAGTTGATTTTTGAGCGCGGCTTTCAGTTGTTTGGTGAGCGGTTCGGCTTGATTTTCAATGGTGGTGAATTGAATTTTGCGCCGCGCTCGACTGCCAAATCCTGTAAGCCCTGTGGCTTCGACATCGGAACGCGCAATGAACAGACGCGGTCCCAAACGAAAGCCGCCACCGGCAACCCCGGGTTCTTTATCAAACACGCCGCGAATCTGAAATGTCGCTTCGCCGATTTTTATCGAATCGCCGACTTTCAAACTCAAACGGTCAAGCATAGCGGGCGAAGCCACCGTGCCGAAATTCTGTAGCAGGGAAAAATCGAAATTGCTGCCGTCCTGCATTTTGAATTCGCCGACCAGCGGGTAATTCGCTTCGATGCCTTTGAGTTCGACCATCATCACCGCTTCGTTCGCTTCATCGGCGGGACGCGCCATGGTCGCCGATTCGATGGTCTCTGTGCGACTGACAACGCGCGGCGCTTGCATCACCCGATTGATGATTTCGAGTTGTTCATCAGTCCACGGGCGGTCTGAATCGACCTGGACATCGGCGGTTAAAATGGCGCGCGCGTCACCGGCAATGGCGCGGTTGACGTTTTGAATCATCGACCGCAAAGCAACGATGGCACATACGCCGATGGCGATGCAGACAAAGAAGAATAACAACCTGCGCCACGATGAGCGCAATTCACGGCGAGCCATTTGAATGATGAAATTCATAAATCAATCCGGTTCAAATCAGTTTTTATGAGCAGTGAAAATGGTTTTGCATGTTCGACGGAATTTCACTCAATTTACCTTTGAGTTTGAATTTCCCAGCGGATAACGCGGATGCGACGGATGAGGACGGATAATCCGCGCTTATCCGCTTAATCCGCCGCATCCGCGGGGAACCCGGAATTCAAATAACGAATCGTGATTTTCCGTCTGAAATTTTATTTTCTGTCTGAAATCTCAAAACAACTTTTCATGGCAATCTAAACAGAAAGTGCTTCGTTTTCTTCTACTGCCGCATTGCTGGTGCTGTCGCTGACCACGCGCCCGTCGCGCAAGGAGACCAGTCGGTCAGCCATCGCAGCGATTTCGCGGTCGTGAGTAATCAACACCAATGTGGTTTTGCGTTTGCGATTGAGGTTGACCATCAACTCTAAAATGTGTCCGCCGTTTTTCGAGTCGAGGTTGCCGGTCGGTTCATCTGCGAGCAATATCGAAGGATTATTGGCAAAGGCGCGGGCAATCGCTACACGTTGTTGTTCGCCGCCCGACAGTTGCGACGGGTAATGATGGGCGCGCGCCGTCAGTCCTACGTCTTCGATTAACTCTTTGGCATGCGCGAAAGCGTTTTTGGCTCCGGCGATTTCCATCGGCACCAGAATGTTTTCAAATGCCGTGAGCGACGGAATGAGATGAAACGATTGAAAGACGATGCCGATTTTTTCGCCGCGTAGTTCTGCGAGCGCATCTTCGTTTAAATCGTTAATCGATACGCCGTCAATTTTTATTTTCCCCGAAGTCGGCGCATCAAGTCCGGCAATCAGTCCGAGAAGCGTCGATTTGCCGCTGCCGGAAGGTCCGACAATGGCGACGAATTGACCATCAGGGATTACCATGCTTAATTCATCGAGAATGGTTAAGGTTTCACTGCCGGAGGCAACTTGCTTTGTAACTTTATACAGTTCGATCATGTCGTCTACCTGAAAATTCTGCGCAGAGGATGAGCGTCCGCTCAAGCGTTCGGTGCCGGGCGTCCTTGGTTTTTTGACGTTCAGACGTTTTCGTCCCGCATCAACCCGAACAGATTCAATCATACACGCCGGAAGATAGCGGCGCTAATCGCCCAATGAGACTTCAATCCCCCTTCATCGCTCTACGGACAGAGAATAAATTTCGTTGCGCTAAAAATATATTTGACAAAGTCAAATATATAGTTGATAAAGTCAATGTTGTTTCAAACGTAAAGGATGGCGATAATGATGACAATCAGTAAACTGATGAAACAGATTGAGGCAGTGCGCCGGTTCAATCGGTTTTACACCAGGCGAATCGGGGCGCTGGAGGAACATTTGCTACAGAGTCCTTTTTCTCTGACGGAGGCGCGGCTGATTTATGAACTCGCGTACAGGGAAAAGGCGACGGCGACCGAGCTTGGCAGCGAGTTGGGTTTGGACGCAGGCTATCTCAGCCGCCTGTTAGCCCGATTCAAGAAACGCGGTTTGATCGCCAAACAGCCGTCCGCGAGTGATGGTCGCCAGGCAGTCTTGTCGTTGACCGAAAAAGGGCAACAGGCATTCGTGGAACTCAACGCTCACTCGAACGAGCAGATCGAGGCTACGCTCAATCAACTCTCGCCTTCCGAACAAAACCGTCTGGTCGGTGCCATGAACACGATTGAACGGTTGCTTGGCGAACGTACCGAAAAAAACGTCCCCTACATCATCCGCCCTCACCAACTCGGTGATATGGGTTGGGTCACCCACCGGCAAGGATTGGTTTACAACGAGGAGTACGGTTGGGATGAGCAATATGAAGCGATGGTGTCGGAGATCGTGGCGAAGTTCATCCGCAACTTTGACCCCAAGCGCGAATATTGCTGGATTGCCGAGCGCGACGGCGAAATTATCGGCTCGGTCTTTCTGGTTAAGCGGTCGAAAACCGTCGCGCAATTACGGCTGCTGATGGTCGAACCGGGCGCCCGCGGACTCGGTATCGGCAAGCGACTGGTGAATGAGTGCGTGCGCTTTGCCCGTCAGAAAGGCTACAAAAAGCTCATGCTCTGGACTAACAGCGTGTTGGCTGCCGCCCGGCATCTTTATGAAGAAGCCGGATTTCAACTCGTTCAGGAAGAAGCGCACCACAGTTTCGGCAAGGACTTAGTGGGGCAGGTGTGGGAACTCAAGCTGTGAAATATGTGAAGCCGCAGTCGAGTCAAACGCAAATAGCTTCTCGGAGGGATAAGCAAATGAATGTTGACCTTGAAAAACTAAATGCCGCTGTCGAATTCCTCGTCAATCGAAAAACTTTCTTAGAGACCATTGAGCAATTGAGCGAGGCTATCGAACATTCTCAAGAATCATTCGTCTGGTCAGTAATTGACCTGAGTTCCATAGAGTGTCAACTGCCTGAAGGTATTCAATCAAGTTGGATTTTTGTTCTAAAGAAGAATGCTTGGTCAGGGTGCCATTATCATCCTAATAGTATTCAGCATATGGTGACCATCAAAGGACAGGGGATGGCGAAGGTCGCAGAGGAATACCAGCGGATGGTGCCGTTTGCAGCAAACGATTCACTGACCGATAAATGGCTTGTAATAGGTCAAGGCGTTCCGCATGAATTCTTTCCGGAAAACGAGAATATGGTGGTTGTCTCTTTTCACACGTGCGCAGCCAGCGAGTTGGAAGAAGTCGATTGCGAGACGGGTGAAAAGCGAGTATACGAGCAAGCAAACTGAACAACTTTTGAGTTGAGTATAAACACCGGTCGTCGTTTACCAAACTGCTTGCAGTGGAAGCCGCGAAACTCAGTTCATCTGATTACTTTCAATGCCGTTCGCGGATTTATTGAACAGGCGCAATATGATTAACACATACAATTTTGAAAATTTTGTCAATGAGGTCAAAGCGCCACCTGTTCAGCCGGAATTGAGCTGGCGGGCGGTGGTCATTCAGTTGACGCATGAGGCTTTGCCGGAGTTCAAGGATTTTTGCCGGCGTCAGCAGATTGCGGTTATTGATACGTTTGACCGGCAACTCGCCGACCTCGCTCTGGTGAAATTTCCGGACACCCGAAACCTTAAAGAGCGGCAGTCGTTCGTCACCGACAGACTGGCGGCGTGTGGTGGGCAAGCCGTCTGCGGCAACTGGGTTTACCTGCCTTGGGAAAAGAAGGTTGCGCACCTGCTGAGTGAAGACGATTATTTCGAGGTAATCACCAACCGCAATCAAGACAAGATCACCCGTGATGAGCAGCAAGTATTGCGCACCAAACGCATAGGAGTAATCGGGCTGTCGGTCGGCGGTGAAGCTGCTGTGACGGTTGCCCAGGAACACTTGTGCGGCGAGATCAGGCTGGCTGATTTTGACCGGCTCGACCTGTCCAACCTGAATCGCCTCAACGCCGGTTTCGATGAACTCGGCACTGCCAAAGTGCTGATCGCAGCGCGCCGCATCGCGCGGATCAACCCTTATCTCGAAGTTAGAATTTTTGACGAAGGGGTGACGGCGGAAAATGCCATAGAGTTTCTGGATGGGCTAGACCTGCTCATTGAAGAATGTGATCACCTGCAAGTCAAACGCGATGTAAGACAACTGGCAAGAGGTCGTGACCTTAACGTCATATATGCTGCCGACGAACGCGGCTTCCTCAGCATTGAACCCTATCAATATTGTGCAGACTTACGTCCGTTCCACGGGCGCGCTGAACAACCGCAGCCGCCGCGCCAGTCCTTCCCGACACCGCTGGCGTTTATGCAGGCGCTCGCCCTCTGGTTGGGTGGTTGGGAAAATTTGTCCAAACGTTCGCAAGGCTCACTTGAGCGCATCGGTCAGTCGCTGTGCGGCTACCCGCAACTGGCTAGTGAGGCGCGCTATGCGGCAGGGCAACTTGGGCACGTCGCCCGCCGCCTCCTGCTTGGCGAAAAACTTCCCCCCTTCATCGGCAACCTAGACTTGGCTGAACTTATTTGATAATTCAATCATATGAAAAAAATATTCTTCAGCTTGGCGCTGGTCGCCATCACCAGTCTGGCGGCTTGTCAAAATAACGCGAAAGAGGCTACCGCTGATAAGGTATCCAATGCGCCATCGTCTCCTGCCTTGACCGCCAACAAGACGTCTGCGCCTCAGAAAAACTCGGCGAAGGTCGTCGCCTTCGGCGATAGCTTGACCGCAGGTTACGGACTGTCGCCGCAACAAAGCTATCCGTCACTTCTGCAAGAGAAATTGCGTGCCGATGGATTTGATTATGAAGTCATCAATGCAGGAATTTCCGGTGATACGTCGGCAGGCGGGGTGCGCCGCATTGACTGGTCTCTGGAAAGCGGCGATGTGAAATTTGTGATTATTGAACTTGGCGCGAATGATATGTTGCGCGGGCAACCGGTCGAGGCGATGAAAAAAAATCTCAGCGCGATTATTGAACGCGCCAAAGCCAAAG is part of the Acidobacteriota bacterium genome and harbors:
- a CDS encoding arylesterase, with the translated sequence MKKIFFSLALVAITSLAACQNNAKEATADKVSNAPSSPALTANKTSAPQKNSAKVVAFGDSLTAGYGLSPQQSYPSLLQEKLRADGFDYEVINAGISGDTSAGGVRRIDWSLESGDVKFVIIELGANDMLRGQPVEAMKKNLSAIIERAKAKGATVLLAGMEAPTNSGADYRRKVHEAFPQLAKEHRVTLIPFFLEGVAGMQTLNQQDGIHPNPEGTRLVMETVYKYLQPLLEKARQQPGR
- a CDS encoding cupin domain-containing protein, with translation MNVDLEKLNAAVEFLVNRKTFLETIEQLSEAIEHSQESFVWSVIDLSSIECQLPEGIQSSWIFVLKKNAWSGCHYHPNSIQHMVTIKGQGMAKVAEEYQRMVPFAANDSLTDKWLVIGQGVPHEFFPENENMVVVSFHTCAASELEEVDCETGEKRVYEQAN
- a CDS encoding ThiF family adenylyltransferase, which encodes MINTYNFENFVNEVKAPPVQPELSWRAVVIQLTHEALPEFKDFCRRQQIAVIDTFDRQLADLALVKFPDTRNLKERQSFVTDRLAACGGQAVCGNWVYLPWEKKVAHLLSEDDYFEVITNRNQDKITRDEQQVLRTKRIGVIGLSVGGEAAVTVAQEHLCGEIRLADFDRLDLSNLNRLNAGFDELGTAKVLIAARRIARINPYLEVRIFDEGVTAENAIEFLDGLDLLIEECDHLQVKRDVRQLARGRDLNVIYAADERGFLSIEPYQYCADLRPFHGRAEQPQPPRQSFPTPLAFMQALALWLGGWENLSKRSQGSLERIGQSLCGYPQLASEARYAAGQLGHVARRLLLGEKLPPFIGNLDLAELI
- a CDS encoding helix-turn-helix domain-containing GNAT family N-acetyltransferase; this translates as MMTISKLMKQIEAVRRFNRFYTRRIGALEEHLLQSPFSLTEARLIYELAYREKATATELGSELGLDAGYLSRLLARFKKRGLIAKQPSASDGRQAVLSLTEKGQQAFVELNAHSNEQIEATLNQLSPSEQNRLVGAMNTIERLLGERTEKNVPYIIRPHQLGDMGWVTHRQGLVYNEEYGWDEQYEAMVSEIVAKFIRNFDPKREYCWIAERDGEIIGSVFLVKRSKTVAQLRLLMVEPGARGLGIGKRLVNECVRFARQKGYKKLMLWTNSVLAAARHLYEEAGFQLVQEEAHHSFGKDLVGQVWELKL
- a CDS encoding ABC transporter ATP-binding protein yields the protein MIESVRVDAGRKRLNVKKPRTPGTERLSGRSSSAQNFQVDDMIELYKVTKQVASGSETLTILDELSMVIPDGQFVAIVGPSGSGKSTLLGLIAGLDAPTSGKIKIDGVSINDLNEDALAELRGEKIGIVFQSFHLIPSLTAFENILVPMEIAGAKNAFAHAKELIEDVGLTARAHHYPSQLSGGEQQRVAIARAFANNPSILLADEPTGNLDSKNGGHILELMVNLNRKRKTTLVLITHDREIAAMADRLVSLRDGRVVSDSTSNAAVEENEALSV